In Triticum aestivum cultivar Chinese Spring chromosome 5B, IWGSC CS RefSeq v2.1, whole genome shotgun sequence, the following proteins share a genomic window:
- the LOC123111714 gene encoding skin secretory protein xP2 isoform X2, which translates to MFAVEGANVEPPPPRVYPSRRERRSKNKKAYRDRAAGRKLPGAAQAVAPAGAQAIAPANAPANAQAIAPPVVQAPPVAPPVAPADAQAIAPPIAQAIAPPVVQAPPVAAPEMGGFIPDVPLFGPQGSN; encoded by the exons ATGTTCGCTGTGGAGGGAGCCAACGtggaaccccctcctccccgggtATACCCCTCTCGCAGAGAGCGTAGGTCGAAAAACAAAAAAGCATACAGAGATCGGGCAGCAG GGCGTAAGCTACCTGGTGCTGCCCAGGCCGTCGCCCCAGCCGGCGCCCAGGCCATCGCCCCAGCCAACGCCCCAGCCAACGCCCAGGCCATCGCCCCACCCGTCGTCCAGGCCCCGCCCGTCGCCCCACCCGTCGCCCCAGCTGACGCCCAGGCCATCGCCCCACCTATCGCCCAGGCCATCGCCCCACCCGTCGTCCAGGCCCCACCCGTTGCTGCTCCAGAGATGGGTGGGTTCATTCCAGATGTCCCTCTGTTTGGCCCTCAGGGCAGCAACTAG